Part of the Gallalistipes aquisgranensis genome, CGAGCGCCCGGAGCGTATCGCTCTCGGCCACGAAACTGCTCACGGCCTCGTCCTCCACCGGCGTGGAGTCGAGCGATATGTAGGGCAGGTTATACGACTCGTCGATCATCCTCCGGGAAGCCGCCGCCCGGTTCAGGCGGCCGCACTGGGCCAGATAGGAATCCCGCCCGGCCGTGGCCCCGTTGGAACCGAGGCAGCCGTTGGGACACGCCATCAGGTCGAGGTAGATGCGGTCCGTCTCGCGGCCCGTCATCCCCTCCAGCAGCTCCTTCACCTGGTCGAGCGAAGAGCGCACCACGTGGACGGCTCCCGAAGCGGCCAGATCGGCCAGCCTCCGGCCCCCCACTCCGCCTCCGGCCAGCGGATAGAGCAGGCCGGCCCGGGCGGTAAAGGGCTCGAACTGATAGCTGTCGCTGCCCCGGATATGGTCGAAATCGAGCCCTTCGTCGTTCATCCAGCGTCTCAGTTCGGTAAAGGTGAGGGCCAGCTCCACCAGTTCGGGGTTGCGGGCAGCCTCCGATTTCGCGGCCACGCACGAAGATATATGGACGATCCGGGCCTCGTGGCCCCACCAGCTGCGGATCATGCGGGCATGGGCCAGCATGGGCGTCGCCACGGGCAACAGGTTGGCCGCCAGCCGGGGTTTGTACTTCCGGATATAATCGGAGATGGCCGGACAACGGGCCGAAATGCTCACCCCCTCCCGCTGCATCAGCAGCTCCTTTTCCCTCAGCAGCACGGCCTCGCCGCCCAGTGCGCTCTCGGAAACGTGCGTGAAACCGAGCAGTTTGAGCGCTTCCACCATACGGTCGGCGTCGATTCCCGGGAACTCCGTCACCCACTGGGGCGAAAGGGAGGCCACTTTGATCGTGTAGCTCTTGATGAACCGGCGGGCCAGGAACACGTCGTCCCGCAGCCGGACGGCCCCGTCGTGGCACCACGCGAGACAGGCGCCGCACTCCACGCAGCGCTCCGGGTCGATCGCGGCACCCTCCTCCGTCCTCGACACGGCCTTGACGACACATTCGCGGGCACAGCGATAACAATTTCCGCAGTCGTTCCGTTCTATATAAAGACTCGTCAGGTCGGCCATATCACATTTTTATTAACTTTGCAAAGTTAGGAATATTTACGGAATATCTATGAACGGACGGCTACTCCTGCTTACGGTTCTTCTGATCTGTACCGTCTCCGGAGCCTCGGCCCAGAGGCACGGAAAGGGGTACTACAACCAGCGGGTCGAGGTTCAGGGAAGCGACACGATCCCCGTGATCGACATGTGGCCGGTGTACGTATTCAAACGTCCGATCGACATGCGCCGTTACGCCCGCCTGGTGCGCAACGTGAAAAAAGTCTACCCCATCGCCATCGCGGCCCGCGAAAAACTGCGCGAAACGGAAGAGCACCTGCTCACCCTCAAAAGCAAACGGGCACAGCAGGCCTATATCAAACAGGTGGAAAAGGAACTCAAGGCAGAATACACGCCCGTCCTGAAACGCATGACCTTTTCCCAGGGGAAAATCCTCATCAAACTGATCGACCGGGAGACCGACCGCACCTCCTACGAACTGGTAAAACAACTCAGGGGCAGTTTCAGCGCCTTTTTCTGGCAGGGAGTCGCCCGCATTTTCGGAGCCAACCTCAAGGACCGCTACGACAAGGAAGGAGAAGACAAGGTCATCGAACAGATCATCATGCTCTACGAAGCGGGGCTTATCTAAAAACCCCGTCCTGCCCGACTCTCCCGCCCGGACATATCCATACATTCATACGGAAGAGAACCCGCCCGGCATCCGGGACAGGTCAATATCCCAGACCGCGGATAAAGTTCTGCGCATCGACGCTGATCCGGTCGTTCCGCTCGCGCCATACTCCGTCGCGGATCATCTGCTCCTTATGGCGCATGATCGCATCGGTCAGAGGGAAGGAGGGCTGGGGCATCGACTCGTACCGCTCCCGCTGCGAGGGCCGGATCGTACGGGTGAAAACGTCCTTCAGCAGGGGACGCCGCTCGGGCAGCCATTTGAAGCCGGGAAGGAACTGCTCCTGCTCCTCGGGAATCTTGTCCATCGGATAGATCGAATAGACAGGACTGCCCCGATACACGATGCTGGTGACCTGTTTCTCCTCCATGAAAAACGAAATGTCGGCACACTCGGCCACCAGGAACCCGATGATATCGTCGGGACGGTCGTCTTCCGTCATGTAATAATAAGTCTGTCCGTTACCGTTGACATCGGTACGGTAGATTTCGTTATTGCGGAACAGGGCCTCGATCACCTTGCCCTTCACCTGGTTGAAATGGGCCGAATCCACCTGTGAAATCATAATGGGCTCGCCCACGAACACGGCCTTTTCGATCTGCTGGTTGCGGGAATAGATGTCGATGATCTCCGAAATGACCTGGTTGTTCTCGCTCCACAGGACGGGGTCGATGTAGAGGTGGGCCGTCGAATCGTAAGAGAACGCCACCAGCGAGTCGCACACCGCCTGGAAGTCGGAACGGAAGATACGCACGTTGTGATAAGCCCGCACGATCCGGTCCACGGAGTCCTGCGCGGTCGTATCGGCCGGAGTCGCCGCGAGCAGCGAATCGGCTTCGATCCGGGCAGGAGTGACGAGCGTCGTCCGTTCGGCCAGCGTGTCGGCCGCCACCTCCTGCCCCGCCCGTTCGTCCCGTCTGAGGGAGAGAGAGTCGGCCGGGACGTTGCCTTTTCCCGACTCTTCCGGGTCTCCGGGCTCTTCCAACACGTTTTTCTTCCCCTGACGGGCTGCACGGGCAGCCTCTTTCGCCGCCCGTTTCAATCGTTTCTCCTCGGCTTTCAGCCGTTTCCGCTCCTCTTTAGTCAGCGGGGCGGGACCGCCCCCGCTCGTATCGATCGACTCCTCGATCTTCTCCTGTCCGGGCTGGGGAATATCCTCGGTCACGACGGTCTGCTCGGTCGCCTCGGTAAGCCCGTCACCGGAGCGCAGCGTCGTATCGGCCGGCAGGGAGTCTATCAGTTCCTCGTCGCTCGTCTCCACGAGCGAATCGATGATCCGGCCCTCCCCGTGAGGCACCGTATAGAGAAACATGGAGTCGGACCGCATGTAGAGCGTATCCTGTTTGGGATCGTAATTGACCATCGCGGGCTCTTTCGTCAGCATGGCTTCCTGCCGGCCGCCCCAGTAGAGCCCGTAATCCCCGAACGCGATCACCTTGTGCTCCTCGTCCCGGAGCTGGATATCGCTCCGCAGGACGGCATCCTCCGTCGCACTGTTGTAGTCGAGGCTGTCGGCCCACAACTCCTGGTTCCGTGTCAAGATATAGGCGTCGGAAGTGAAACGGTAATCGGCCGTCTTGCGGTCGTAGGAGCCGCGGTCCGCGCTCAGAATCTCCCCCTTCTCATTCCAGATATAGGTCTTGAGATAGAAGGTAGCGATCTCGGTATCCATGTTGTAGCCGGCCGAATCGGACTTGATCCGGTAGTCGGGGTTGCGTATCTCCACCTGCTCCACGCAGATCATGTCGCGCGTGTCGGCATAATAGTAGCCCCGCTTCGATTCCAGCAGATTGTCCTTCTGGCTCATCGTGCCGCCGCCGCTGTACTGGCCGATATTGTCGAGCGTGTTGAATGAAAAATTATAGGTGTAGAGGGTGGCGTCGCCGTCCACCATCTTGATGATCGGACCGTACACCCGGGCAATGTTCAGGTCGCCGTTGTAATCGGCACGGTCACCGTAGATATAGGTGGAATCCTTGTTGATGACCACGTTCTTGAAGCACTCCATCCGCTTGGCGTTGTAACGGATGGCGCTGTCGCAGGTAATAACGGCCCCGTTATGGTAGAAAATCACGTTGCCCAGCAGGTTGAGCACCGAGGAGTCTCCGATCTTGACCGGACGCATCACGTCCGCCTCGAAATCGACCACCCGCCGGGTACTCTGTGCGGGGGAGGTTCCCGAACGGTCCGTCCCCGCCTTTCGTGCGGCAGCATTCCGGACCGTATCGGATTCCGCCGCCGGAACGGCCGATTCCCCGGAATGTCCCTTTCCCGCCACCGTATCCTGCGCCATGCGCCCGCCGGACGGCTGCTGGGGCAAAGCCATGCTTGCCAACACCATGCAACCGAACACTCCTGCGAAAAAACCGCGTACCGACATACTCCGCCCGTTCCCTTTTAATCCGATTCCGTCCGTTCTATTTCAGCCACGCCTTGTTTTCGAATTCCCCGTTTCGGAACTCGGGTTCGATCCGGATGTACATTCCCTCGATCTTCTGGTTCAGCCACTTGTGGAACTCGGTATCTTTCTTCTTCTCCAGGGCGAGGCTCTCCAGACGCAGGTAATCCTCTTTCAGCCCGGCCGGATGCGCCGGGATGATCTTCAGCAGCTTGATCACCTTGCTCTGTACGTTTCCCCGCATATCCTGCGCCTGAAACGCATCGGACACGTCACCCGGTTTCATATCCTTCAGCACGTTGTAGTCGCTCACAGGCAGTTCGTCCTTCATGAAACGGGTCGAGGTCAGCTTGGCGTCATAGGCGTTATACATTTCCAGCATGTCGTGGTTGCTGACCAGACCGCCGTTCAGTTTGGAGTACTTGTCGTCCGAATTTTCCAGCGCAGCCTGCTCGAAAGTCAGATCACCCTTGCGGATCAGCGTCACCAGACTGTCCAGCACCCGGTCGGTCTCGTTCAACTCCTCATCCGTAAAGACGGGACGCAGCAGGATGTGGCGCACCGTGTAGAGGTTACCGTCCTTTTTGATCATCTCGATCAGGTGGAATCCGTACTCGGTCTCCACCACTTCCGATATCTGCCCCGGCTTGAGTTTCACCATAGCATCGGCGAAAGGCTTCACGAAACCCTCCTTGGGCGTAGGGTCCATCTCTCCGCCCCGGATTGCCGAACCGTCCACGGAGTACATGCGG contains:
- a CDS encoding [Fe-Fe] hydrogenase large subunit C-terminal domain-containing protein; the protein is MADLTSLYIERNDCGNCYRCARECVVKAVSRTEEGAAIDPERCVECGACLAWCHDGAVRLRDDVFLARRFIKSYTIKVASLSPQWVTEFPGIDADRMVEALKLLGFTHVSESALGGEAVLLREKELLMQREGVSISARCPAISDYIRKYKPRLAANLLPVATPMLAHARMIRSWWGHEARIVHISSCVAAKSEAARNPELVELALTFTELRRWMNDEGLDFDHIRGSDSYQFEPFTARAGLLYPLAGGGVGGRRLADLAASGAVHVVRSSLDQVKELLEGMTGRETDRIYLDLMACPNGCLGSNGATAGRDSYLAQCGRLNRAAASRRMIDESYNLPYISLDSTPVEDEAVSSFVAESDTLRALDSLGLSLESDRIDCNGCGYGTCRRFAKALSRGVVCRQMCTHYVQTELRSRFTTLVNKLAAGVAVVALEEGTVRIAEANRRLASMMGPDAESLYDASPGWSGLEGESVLPFVRLVNELAESGDESLVRDVQVRERILTVSVHVVQRGKVYLMICRNMLFSQVRNEEIVSRTQRVIRENLETVQKIACLLGENASRTEAILNSILDARGGAKNE
- a CDS encoding DUF4294 domain-containing protein; this encodes MNGRLLLLTVLLICTVSGASAQRHGKGYYNQRVEVQGSDTIPVIDMWPVYVFKRPIDMRRYARLVRNVKKVYPIAIAAREKLRETEEHLLTLKSKRAQQAYIKQVEKELKAEYTPVLKRMTFSQGKILIKLIDRETDRTSYELVKQLRGSFSAFFWQGVARIFGANLKDRYDKEGEDKVIEQIIMLYEAGLI
- a CDS encoding OstA-like protein gives rise to the protein MSVRGFFAGVFGCMVLASMALPQQPSGGRMAQDTVAGKGHSGESAVPAAESDTVRNAAARKAGTDRSGTSPAQSTRRVVDFEADVMRPVKIGDSSVLNLLGNVIFYHNGAVITCDSAIRYNAKRMECFKNVVINKDSTYIYGDRADYNGDLNIARVYGPIIKMVDGDATLYTYNFSFNTLDNIGQYSGGGTMSQKDNLLESKRGYYYADTRDMICVEQVEIRNPDYRIKSDSAGYNMDTEIATFYLKTYIWNEKGEILSADRGSYDRKTADYRFTSDAYILTRNQELWADSLDYNSATEDAVLRSDIQLRDEEHKVIAFGDYGLYWGGRQEAMLTKEPAMVNYDPKQDTLYMRSDSMFLYTVPHGEGRIIDSLVETSDEELIDSLPADTTLRSGDGLTEATEQTVVTEDIPQPGQEKIEESIDTSGGGPAPLTKEERKRLKAEEKRLKRAAKEAARAARQGKKNVLEEPGDPEESGKGNVPADSLSLRRDERAGQEVAADTLAERTTLVTPARIEADSLLAATPADTTAQDSVDRIVRAYHNVRIFRSDFQAVCDSLVAFSYDSTAHLYIDPVLWSENNQVISEIIDIYSRNQQIEKAVFVGEPIMISQVDSAHFNQVKGKVIEALFRNNEIYRTDVNGNGQTYYYMTEDDRPDDIIGFLVAECADISFFMEEKQVTSIVYRGSPVYSIYPMDKIPEEQEQFLPGFKWLPERRPLLKDVFTRTIRPSQRERYESMPQPSFPLTDAIMRHKEQMIRDGVWRERNDRISVDAQNFIRGLGY
- a CDS encoding peptidylprolyl isomerase, whose product is MLKRTALSAFAALALLGAGTQRAEAQQKFIADQVVAVVGNSAILYSELEEVGRQLVEQRRQQGYTSDRDPKNEALEQLLLQKLLYNQALIDSVQIQTDDIAQTVEENVQQMIKNRGGVTALEAFYHKPVFDIKEDLKRRYEEMRYAQGMQNEVESKVTITPGEVERYYRSIDKDSLPLVPEQYVYAQITKFPSSTQEAKQRVRERLLGMRERILNGARFDMLARMYSVDGSAIRGGEMDPTPKEGFVKPFADAMVKLKPGQISEVVETEYGFHLIEMIKKDGNLYTVRHILLRPVFTDEELNETDRVLDSLVTLIRKGDLTFEQAALENSDDKYSKLNGGLVSNHDMLEMYNAYDAKLTSTRFMKDELPVSDYNVLKDMKPGDVSDAFQAQDMRGNVQSKVIKLLKIIPAHPAGLKEDYLRLESLALEKKKDTEFHKWLNQKIEGMYIRIEPEFRNGEFENKAWLK